One genomic window of Terriglobales bacterium includes the following:
- a CDS encoding isoprenylcysteine carboxylmethyltransferase family protein has product MRATLFEFRFRAFLIGMCFWLAFTLYSVDHLNFVAWLFLLSGRYKTAAQIPDSLAIHASFAAAAAVIALGALLRSWGTAYLSVQVMADKKVHSERLVADGPYRYVRNPLYLGNLLLAVGMGAMASRTGFFVLLLGMLFVVLRLIGREEAELLAGQGESYRAYLAAVPRLLPALRPRVPAAGARPDWLEGLFGETMIWVMALSVAAFAVTLKLPWFFVLLGSSFVLQVIAGVALKRRRAKAALSS; this is encoded by the coding sequence ATGCGCGCCACCCTCTTCGAATTCCGCTTCCGCGCCTTCCTCATCGGGATGTGCTTCTGGCTGGCCTTCACGCTCTACTCGGTCGACCATCTCAACTTCGTGGCCTGGCTCTTCCTTTTGAGCGGCCGGTACAAGACCGCGGCCCAGATCCCCGACTCGCTCGCCATCCACGCCAGCTTCGCGGCCGCGGCGGCGGTCATCGCGCTGGGGGCGCTGCTGCGCTCCTGGGGCACGGCCTACCTCAGCGTGCAGGTGATGGCCGACAAGAAGGTGCACAGCGAGCGCCTGGTCGCCGACGGCCCCTACCGCTACGTGCGCAACCCGCTCTACCTGGGGAACCTCCTGCTGGCGGTGGGCATGGGCGCCATGGCCAGCCGCACCGGATTCTTCGTGCTGCTGCTGGGGATGCTGTTCGTGGTGCTGCGGCTGATCGGGCGGGAGGAGGCGGAGCTGCTGGCGGGCCAGGGCGAGAGCTACCGCGCCTACCTGGCGGCGGTACCGCGGCTGCTGCCGGCGCTGCGGCCGCGGGTGCCGGCCGCGGGAGCCCGGCCGGACTGGCTGGAGGGCCTCTTCGGGGAAACCATGATCTGGGTGATGGCGCTCTCGGTGGCTGCCTTCGCGGTCACGCTGAAGCTGCCATGGTTCTTCGTCCTCCTGGGATCGTCGTTCGTGCTGCAGGTGATCGCGGGAGTCGCGCTGAAGCGGCGGCGGGCCAAGGCAGCTCTTAGCTCTTAG
- a CDS encoding D-aminoacyl-tRNA deacylase, producing the protein AEAGGAVLLVSQFTLYGDVRRGKRPSFDAAARPEHARPLYERFVARLRAAGLTCQTGRFQERMEVELVNDGPVTILLDSEKTF; encoded by the coding sequence CGCCGAGGCCGGCGGCGCCGTCCTGCTGGTCTCGCAGTTCACCCTCTATGGCGACGTGCGCCGCGGCAAGCGCCCCTCCTTCGACGCCGCCGCCCGCCCCGAGCACGCGCGCCCGCTCTATGAGCGCTTCGTGGCGCGCCTACGCGCCGCCGGCCTTACCTGCCAGACCGGCCGCTTCCAGGAGAGGATGGAGGTCGAACTGGTGAACGACGGCCCGGTCACCATCCTGCTGGATTCGGAGAAGACCTTCTGA